A part of Cervus elaphus chromosome 11, mCerEla1.1, whole genome shotgun sequence genomic DNA contains:
- the NMS gene encoding neuromedin-S isoform X3, whose amino-acid sequence MLSSYPGRTHLWPAKRIWTLKMKCLAQFPSILAIYCFCLLQIPSSGFPRPLADASDGLDIVKFERMAYWASLSRQPKDSQDIYKRFLFHYSRTQEPTHPVKTGFPPVHPLMRLAAKLADRRMKTFWRRDSRATAADFTKKDYTATLGRPFFLFRPRNGRNLDFDTS is encoded by the exons ATGCTCAGCTCCTATCCTGGCAGAACACATCTGTGGCCAGCAAAGAGAATCTGGACTTTGAAGATGAAATGTCTTGCCCAGTTCCCATCCATCTTGGCCATCTATTGCTTCTGCCTGCTACAAATTCCTTCCTCAG GATTTCCTCGACCTTTAGCTGATGCTTCAGATGGCCTGGATATTGTGAAGTTTGAG CGGATGGCATATTGGGCAAGTCTTTCTAGACAAcctaag GATAGTCAAGACATATACAAAAGG tttttatttcactACTCCAGAACTCAGGAGCCGACACATCCAGTTAAAACAGGG TTTCCGCCCGTGCACCCTCTAATGCGTCTGGCAGCCAAGCTTGCTGATCGAAGGATGAAGACGTTTTGGCGGCGC GATTCCAGGGCCACTGCAGCGGATTTTACCAAAAAG GATTACACTGCCACCTTGGGAAGACCGTTTTTCCTTTTCAGG CCAAGGAATGGAAGAAACCTTGACTTTGACACCTCATAG
- the NMS gene encoding neuromedin-S isoform X2 — protein sequence MLSSYPGRTHLWPAKRIWTLKMKCLAQFPSILAIYCFCLLQIPSSGFPRPLADASDGLDIVKFEDSQDIYKRFLFHYSRTQEPTHPVKTGFPPVHPLMRLAAKLADRRMKTFWRRVCTFSIHHTVNAAKSSLLRGFQGHCSGFYQKGLHCHLGKTVFPFQAKEWKKP from the exons ATGCTCAGCTCCTATCCTGGCAGAACACATCTGTGGCCAGCAAAGAGAATCTGGACTTTGAAGATGAAATGTCTTGCCCAGTTCCCATCCATCTTGGCCATCTATTGCTTCTGCCTGCTACAAATTCCTTCCTCAG GATTTCCTCGACCTTTAGCTGATGCTTCAGATGGCCTGGATATTGTGAAGTTTGAG GATAGTCAAGACATATACAAAAGG tttttatttcactACTCCAGAACTCAGGAGCCGACACATCCAGTTAAAACAGGG TTTCCGCCCGTGCACCCTCTAATGCGTCTGGCAGCCAAGCTTGCTGATCGAAGGATGAAGACGTTTTGGCGGCGCGTATGTACTTTTTCCATCCACCATACTGTTAATGCCGCTAAAAGTTCACTTCTCCGTG GATTCCAGGGCCACTGCAGCGGATTTTACCAAAAAG GATTACACTGCCACCTTGGGAAGACCGTTTTTCCTTTTCAGG CCAAGGAATGGAAGAAACCTTGA
- the NMS gene encoding neuromedin-S isoform X1, whose amino-acid sequence MLSSYPGRTHLWPAKRIWTLKMKCLAQFPSILAIYCFCLLQIPSSGFPRPLADASDGLDIVKFERMAYWASLSRQPKDSQDIYKRFLFHYSRTQEPTHPVKTGFPPVHPLMRLAAKLADRRMKTFWRRVCTFSIHHTVNAAKSSLLRGFQGHCSGFYQKGLHCHLGKTVFPFQAKEWKKP is encoded by the exons ATGCTCAGCTCCTATCCTGGCAGAACACATCTGTGGCCAGCAAAGAGAATCTGGACTTTGAAGATGAAATGTCTTGCCCAGTTCCCATCCATCTTGGCCATCTATTGCTTCTGCCTGCTACAAATTCCTTCCTCAG GATTTCCTCGACCTTTAGCTGATGCTTCAGATGGCCTGGATATTGTGAAGTTTGAG CGGATGGCATATTGGGCAAGTCTTTCTAGACAAcctaag GATAGTCAAGACATATACAAAAGG tttttatttcactACTCCAGAACTCAGGAGCCGACACATCCAGTTAAAACAGGG TTTCCGCCCGTGCACCCTCTAATGCGTCTGGCAGCCAAGCTTGCTGATCGAAGGATGAAGACGTTTTGGCGGCGCGTATGTACTTTTTCCATCCACCATACTGTTAATGCCGCTAAAAGTTCACTTCTCCGTG GATTCCAGGGCCACTGCAGCGGATTTTACCAAAAAG GATTACACTGCCACCTTGGGAAGACCGTTTTTCCTTTTCAGG CCAAGGAATGGAAGAAACCTTGA